Proteins encoded within one genomic window of Corallococcus macrosporus:
- a CDS encoding LytR/AlgR family response regulator transcription factor produces MAFQDALFEPVPIRVGIIDSETATQWHVQSLLDADADVRVTEVHGTGSAAVEALRREPVDILFLDAALADMDGFQVLQDAGSACAQAVVFMNAREEHALHAFEAGALDYLLKPLVPQRFVQVLGRAKEHVRRERIQHLVVQLAGMVKALPEPSRAPRYLDRLAIREVGRVTLLSVDDVDWMAAEDNYVQVHVGGRGHLLRQPLRELEARLDPERFVRIHRSTLVNLQRVKELRPLLHGEYQVILRDRTTLKLSRGYRERLGLLMAQG; encoded by the coding sequence ATGGCCTTTCAAGACGCGTTGTTCGAGCCGGTACCCATCCGAGTAGGGATTATCGACAGCGAGACCGCCACCCAGTGGCATGTGCAGTCGCTCCTGGACGCGGATGCCGACGTGCGCGTCACGGAGGTCCATGGCACGGGGAGCGCCGCCGTGGAGGCCCTGCGGCGCGAGCCCGTGGACATCCTCTTCCTGGATGCGGCGCTCGCGGACATGGACGGCTTCCAGGTGCTCCAGGACGCGGGAAGCGCCTGCGCCCAGGCCGTGGTCTTCATGAACGCGCGGGAGGAGCACGCGCTGCACGCCTTCGAGGCCGGCGCGCTGGACTACCTCCTCAAGCCCCTGGTGCCCCAGCGCTTCGTCCAGGTGCTGGGCCGCGCGAAGGAGCACGTGCGCCGGGAGCGCATCCAGCACCTCGTCGTCCAGCTCGCGGGCATGGTGAAGGCGCTCCCCGAGCCGTCGCGCGCGCCGCGCTACCTGGACCGGCTGGCCATCCGCGAGGTGGGCCGGGTGACGCTGCTGAGCGTGGACGACGTGGACTGGATGGCGGCCGAGGACAACTACGTGCAGGTGCACGTGGGCGGGCGCGGCCACCTGCTGCGCCAGCCGCTGCGGGAGCTGGAGGCCCGGTTGGATCCGGAGCGGTTCGTCCGCATCCACCGCTCCACGCTCGTCAACCTCCAGCGGGTCAAGGAGCTGCGCCCGCTGCTCCATGGCGAGTACCAGGTCATCCTGCGCGACCGCACGACGCTGAAGCTCAGCCGAGGCTACCGCGAGCGCCTGGGCCTCCTGATGGCCCAGGGGTGA
- a CDS encoding ATP-binding protein, with translation MAGSEWRVRVLGMARLSGPEGQQVRLERRTAALLAWLALQGPSPKFALAALLWPDSPPATVRGNLRQLLRRLRLATGEEALVEGDTDRLALVSPLVVDAACLKAAAEAHASAEALEAVGAEGGTLLAGFDFDDCPELARWLDGARAGVEGWVREAREARIAQLTTSGEWTAALGLAQAWARQEPESEQAGRHLIRLHYLQGDRGAALATFEHLRDVLDRELGVTPMPETLVLVREVEKAAPRPRSVQGARSVLPVSVLRPPVLVGREAAWRQLEAGWEAGQLLFISGEPGSGKTRLAEEFAATQGRWGRIEARAGDRDVPFASQARAFRTQLQRWPDVKLPDWVRTELSRILPELGEPRLLPPLSSEAGMLRFYDAIVAALHLLHEHEDISVADDVQYWDTASARAFTFALSRLADAAPQGGRSLRFIDCYRRGELSPEARMHVTGLVEAGLARIVEVDALTDEDVRRMVAGMGLPDAEAHVEALARYTGGNPLYVVETLKHLLETDSLHREWPQRLPPPGRVGPLIQRRLERLSPLALQCARLAALAGAFFRTSLVPRVLQVTLADAHEALAELEAAQVLMGERFSHDLVMEAVRAGMGPGEDRVLHARLATVLEEDGASSILLAHHWLGAGWTERALPHLLASARSGEQVLPPELAAEHYARAAALMQSLGRHEDAVRARAAEARCRLQATSAGVQAFTPGPSGGPGARGSLG, from the coding sequence GTGGCTGGCAGCGAATGGCGGGTGCGGGTGCTGGGGATGGCGCGGCTGTCCGGCCCCGAGGGTCAACAGGTGAGGCTGGAGCGGCGCACCGCCGCGCTGCTGGCGTGGCTGGCATTGCAGGGCCCCTCGCCCAAGTTCGCGCTCGCGGCCTTGCTGTGGCCGGACTCTCCACCCGCCACGGTGCGCGGCAACCTGCGGCAGCTGCTGCGCCGGCTGCGCCTCGCCACGGGCGAGGAGGCCCTGGTGGAGGGCGACACCGACCGGCTGGCCCTGGTCTCGCCCCTGGTCGTGGACGCCGCGTGCCTCAAGGCCGCCGCCGAGGCCCATGCCTCCGCGGAGGCGCTGGAGGCCGTCGGGGCTGAAGGCGGCACGCTGCTGGCCGGCTTCGACTTCGATGACTGCCCGGAGCTCGCGCGCTGGCTGGACGGCGCACGCGCGGGCGTCGAGGGCTGGGTGCGCGAGGCGCGCGAGGCCCGCATCGCCCAGCTCACCACCTCCGGAGAGTGGACCGCCGCGCTGGGGCTCGCGCAGGCGTGGGCGCGGCAGGAGCCTGAATCCGAGCAGGCGGGCCGCCACCTCATCCGCCTGCACTACCTCCAGGGAGACCGGGGCGCCGCGCTCGCGACCTTCGAACACCTGCGCGACGTCCTGGACCGGGAGCTGGGCGTCACCCCCATGCCGGAGACGCTCGTCCTGGTGCGGGAGGTGGAGAAGGCCGCGCCGCGCCCCCGCTCCGTGCAAGGCGCGCGCTCCGTGCTGCCCGTGTCCGTGCTGCGCCCGCCGGTGCTCGTGGGCCGGGAGGCCGCGTGGCGGCAACTGGAGGCCGGCTGGGAGGCGGGCCAATTGCTGTTCATCTCCGGCGAGCCCGGCAGCGGCAAGACGCGGCTCGCGGAGGAGTTCGCGGCCACGCAGGGCCGCTGGGGACGCATCGAGGCGAGGGCAGGGGACCGGGACGTGCCGTTCGCTTCCCAGGCCCGCGCCTTCCGCACGCAGTTGCAGCGCTGGCCGGACGTGAAGCTGCCGGACTGGGTCCGCACGGAGCTGTCACGCATCCTGCCCGAGCTGGGAGAGCCGCGGCTGCTGCCGCCCCTGTCCTCCGAGGCCGGCATGCTGCGCTTCTACGACGCCATCGTCGCGGCGCTCCACCTGCTCCACGAGCACGAGGACATCAGCGTCGCGGACGACGTGCAGTACTGGGACACCGCCAGCGCCAGGGCCTTCACCTTCGCGCTCTCCCGGCTGGCCGACGCCGCGCCCCAGGGTGGCCGGAGCCTGCGCTTCATCGACTGTTACCGCCGGGGAGAGCTGTCCCCGGAGGCGCGGATGCACGTGACGGGGCTCGTGGAGGCGGGGCTGGCGCGCATCGTGGAAGTGGACGCGCTGACGGACGAGGACGTGAGGCGCATGGTGGCGGGCATGGGGCTGCCGGACGCGGAGGCGCACGTGGAGGCCCTGGCCCGCTACACGGGCGGCAATCCGCTGTACGTCGTGGAGACGCTGAAGCACCTGCTGGAGACGGACTCGCTGCACCGCGAGTGGCCGCAGCGGCTGCCACCCCCGGGACGCGTGGGCCCCCTCATCCAGCGGCGCCTGGAGCGGCTGTCCCCGCTGGCGCTCCAGTGCGCGCGGCTCGCGGCGCTGGCGGGGGCCTTCTTCCGGACCTCGCTCGTGCCCCGCGTGCTCCAGGTGACGCTGGCGGACGCGCACGAGGCGCTCGCGGAGCTGGAGGCGGCCCAGGTCCTGATGGGCGAGCGCTTCAGCCACGACCTGGTGATGGAGGCCGTGCGCGCAGGCATGGGGCCCGGTGAGGACCGCGTGCTGCACGCCCGGCTCGCCACGGTGCTGGAGGAGGACGGCGCTTCGTCCATCCTCCTGGCGCACCACTGGCTGGGGGCCGGGTGGACGGAGCGGGCACTGCCGCACCTGCTGGCGTCCGCGCGCTCTGGCGAACAGGTGCTGCCGCCGGAGCTGGCGGCGGAGCACTACGCGCGGGCCGCGGCGCTGATGCAGTCGCTGGGACGGCACGAGGACGCCGTGCGGGCGCGCGCCGCCGAGGCCCGGTGCCGGCTCCAGGCCACCTCGGCGGGAGTCCAGGCCTTCACCCCTGGGCCATCAGGAGGCCCAGGCGCTCGCGGTAGCCTCGGCTGA
- a CDS encoding DUF4091 domain-containing protein has translation MLGIRQCGLALLSLSVGWPVFAAGPGVWGEGMMVKVRPDDTVPGSSTEVRLTAARDEFASFQVALHGGDIGLEGVRARLPALEGPVVITGPDVTLYRQAYLTTRQASVPGQPAGRWPDGLVPDTDEVARETRNAFPFDVPANEARALWVDVHVPRNAPPGEYTGTVTVEAEGGFQRQVTARLTVVDAVMPGTSSLSSAFLLSPVQVCRAHMGRNNCSSAELQPLLTRYQQLALEHRLTLPSIFLRAPWPPPWSDFDAAWGPYLDGTAPTRLSGARMTSLEYEGPFLAEDLRDFTEHLRQRGWLDQAFVQIGDEPPFGSTFEEVHASGELVRRSAPGLRTMLTTNSIHLRNNGLEPLVDVVVPLVNHLDGTEPGFVGDQGATYTQFLSRPGTELWMYQSCMSHGCAPGSSMPENLPGAGWPSYLVDRPAAKARAMEWLTFLHGGKGELYYETAGMLPTAWLDQYHFNGHGDGTLFYPGTPAVIGGRTDVPVASMRLKLIRQGMQDYEWLKAVSDAGDPDFARQVARELIPTAWQVPDDGAAFDAARLKLVQRYQELTEGNPLAPRMGAAPAPPPTQDGQVTPGTNATVGGCGAGPGASVAGAGGLLWAVWLLRRSRRSRPRLRA, from the coding sequence ATGCTGGGGATCCGACAGTGCGGCCTTGCGTTGCTGTCGTTGTCCGTGGGCTGGCCGGTGTTCGCGGCCGGCCCCGGGGTGTGGGGCGAGGGGATGATGGTGAAGGTCCGCCCCGACGACACCGTCCCCGGGAGCAGCACCGAGGTCCGGCTCACCGCCGCGCGTGATGAGTTCGCATCCTTCCAGGTGGCGCTGCACGGCGGTGACATCGGACTCGAGGGCGTGCGCGCGCGCCTGCCCGCGCTGGAGGGGCCGGTGGTGATCACGGGACCGGACGTGACGCTGTACCGGCAGGCCTACCTCACGACACGGCAGGCGTCCGTGCCCGGGCAGCCAGCGGGGCGATGGCCGGACGGACTGGTGCCGGACACGGACGAGGTCGCCCGGGAGACGCGCAATGCCTTTCCGTTCGACGTGCCCGCGAACGAGGCGCGCGCTCTCTGGGTGGACGTGCACGTGCCCCGGAACGCACCGCCCGGCGAGTACACGGGCACGGTGACGGTGGAGGCCGAGGGAGGCTTCCAGCGGCAGGTGACCGCGAGGCTGACCGTGGTGGACGCGGTGATGCCCGGCACGTCGTCGCTGTCCTCGGCGTTCCTGCTGTCACCGGTGCAGGTGTGCCGCGCGCACATGGGCCGGAACAACTGTTCTTCCGCCGAGCTGCAACCGTTGCTCACGCGCTACCAGCAGCTTGCGCTGGAGCACCGCCTCACGCTGCCCAGCATCTTCCTGCGCGCGCCCTGGCCGCCGCCATGGAGTGACTTCGACGCGGCGTGGGGCCCCTATCTGGATGGCACCGCGCCCACGCGGCTGTCCGGCGCGCGGATGACGAGCCTGGAGTACGAAGGCCCCTTCCTCGCCGAGGACCTGCGGGACTTCACCGAGCACCTGCGGCAGCGCGGCTGGCTGGACCAGGCCTTCGTCCAGATTGGCGACGAGCCGCCCTTTGGTTCGACGTTCGAGGAGGTGCACGCCTCGGGCGAGCTGGTGCGGCGGTCCGCGCCCGGCCTTCGCACGATGCTGACGACGAACTCCATCCACCTGAGGAACAACGGCCTGGAGCCCCTGGTGGACGTGGTGGTGCCGCTGGTGAACCACCTGGACGGCACGGAGCCCGGCTTCGTGGGGGACCAGGGCGCGACGTACACGCAATTCCTCTCACGTCCCGGGACGGAGCTGTGGATGTATCAGAGTTGCATGAGCCACGGCTGTGCACCGGGAAGCAGCATGCCGGAGAACCTGCCGGGGGCGGGCTGGCCGTCGTACCTGGTGGACCGCCCGGCGGCGAAGGCGCGCGCGATGGAATGGCTGACCTTCCTCCACGGCGGCAAGGGTGAGCTGTATTACGAAACCGCGGGCATGCTCCCCACGGCGTGGCTGGACCAGTACCACTTCAACGGCCACGGGGACGGGACGCTCTTCTACCCGGGCACTCCCGCGGTCATTGGCGGGCGGACGGACGTGCCGGTGGCGTCGATGCGCCTGAAGCTCATCCGCCAGGGCATGCAGGACTACGAGTGGCTCAAGGCGGTGAGCGACGCGGGCGACCCGGACTTCGCGCGCCAGGTGGCAAGGGAGCTGATCCCCACCGCGTGGCAGGTCCCGGACGACGGCGCCGCGTTCGATGCCGCGCGGCTGAAGCTCGTCCAGCGCTACCAGGAGCTGACCGAAGGCAACCCCCTCGCGCCACGGATGGGCGCGGCTCCGGCGCCGCCCCCCACCCAGGACGGACAGGTGACGCCGGGCACCAACGCGACGGTGGGCGGCTGCGGTGCGGGCCCGGGAGCGTCAGTGGCTGGCGCGGGAGGTCTGCTCTGGGCGGTCTGGTTGCTGAGGCGCTCACGCCGGTCCCGGCCTAGACTCCGGGCATGA
- a CDS encoding AsmA family protein — protein MDSPGAGRPRRRLTRIIAGALLIILATFVLLLVAVVTALHHLDHPWLKARIVSEVQAATGVRLDYQTARIDVLSGLRLEGLVVWTPPPFQSVAPELLRVGTLEASWSPGPLLEGPVRVERVVVRDAALVLVADEHGTTSLTNLTGPAEPEPLDEAAPGLSRQVADLFATPLPVANIALSGVSLTYLRVQGGAVVDRWSLRGLDAGIEAKPQDKGWKLLVDLGQSGKPLPLTLNREGPAVPSAEALLELALSVEANADAARVKVELDAARQTFDPRFTLRSLLHGAVTAKFDVAKQLTTVELDRTRLTDGAEVQAQVVLPDSAEVPPVLTSALADMDLGRLMQWIPADLVPFTLKGGKAHLEARDVTLSDVPQLGAQGRVGLDVDVAQLLFVQEALRVQLGGGRISLTATPDAPQGLSTRLTFALQALDVGGATPLRVPKASGELTGRQLRPDLASPFRVAGDAALSAKVDALDVRASGLHATAERLGLQLQAPLTAKPPFALKADLPVESLRVVTADGREVLKGPARMQLHVTEAFPTMEEPRLSKARARLELDVGTLHALLEATKGTDDVAYTLGVQTPDLVAARPFLPDDVAARLPWKQLAVTLASKGKLTSLFAPSPRVEHQTELGLQRPGWDDVSAGSAAIVLQSQGDDWKHKGALDLRIEGLRIGESDAGAQHQTLTFDVDRRNLQLRLGLTGHTGLKLSANAALAFNRKARALRVDVTGDFPPLGPLSPLLAKARVPPEVDPSKLAMTGELHGTLTGLITHLGSDGSFRLAPMPPRAASFEGKAQVDLRGVRWKQPDQTLNIPALRWQGESHAEGSNRTVRTTLAVEKLTVSMNERRLTFADLSSDSTATFTDQWEKGDIALKQRVKVRSLEQKPALPYPVQDVEASFSVLRTPAGVIRIPDLQLSNGGTQTQLKLQGRLDLSNDQQRMGLRGSLEQDLAHLARPGQLESSGKATVDFRVASPDLTVFRTLSSLKLQDVNVRMPESGIAVEALNGDVPLTENVEVSQDGVRLLNDLDVNPYSMLRFADQHPLLTNSGFMSADRITTPWVTIAPLAGNLSINQNVFSMSQLEMGVRGGRITGQCMLDYQGKRSTLEAHVRATGVKSSRGEPFDGNAAMVISAKDRSINGRAEILRIGNRHLLDLLDLEDPRHADPATNRVRYALSLGYPEHVRVSFKQGFGSLLITMGGLARLVSIDEIRGIPLGPIVDRLITSMFPPEALP, from the coding sequence ATGGACTCCCCCGGTGCTGGACGGCCTCGTCGGCGATTGACGCGAATCATCGCGGGCGCGCTCCTGATCATTCTCGCGACGTTCGTGCTCCTGCTGGTCGCGGTCGTGACCGCGTTGCACCACCTGGATCATCCCTGGCTCAAGGCGCGCATCGTCTCCGAGGTGCAGGCCGCCACGGGCGTGCGGCTGGACTACCAGACCGCGCGCATCGACGTGCTCTCCGGGCTGCGTCTGGAAGGCCTGGTGGTGTGGACGCCGCCGCCGTTCCAGTCCGTCGCCCCGGAGCTGCTGCGCGTCGGCACGCTGGAGGCGTCATGGTCGCCCGGGCCCCTGCTGGAGGGGCCGGTCCGGGTGGAGCGCGTGGTGGTGCGGGACGCGGCCCTCGTCCTGGTGGCGGATGAACACGGAACCACGTCCCTCACGAACCTGACCGGCCCCGCGGAGCCCGAGCCGCTCGATGAAGCCGCTCCCGGACTTTCGCGTCAGGTCGCGGACCTCTTCGCCACCCCGCTCCCCGTCGCGAACATCGCGCTGTCGGGCGTGTCGCTGACGTACCTCCGCGTCCAGGGCGGCGCGGTGGTGGACCGCTGGTCGCTGCGCGGGCTCGACGCCGGAATCGAAGCGAAGCCCCAGGACAAGGGCTGGAAGCTCCTCGTGGACCTGGGCCAGAGCGGGAAGCCCCTGCCCCTGACGCTGAACCGTGAAGGCCCGGCCGTCCCTTCCGCCGAAGCCCTGTTGGAGCTGGCCCTGTCGGTGGAAGCGAACGCGGACGCCGCACGCGTGAAGGTGGAACTGGACGCCGCGCGACAGACCTTCGATCCGCGCTTCACGCTCCGCTCGCTGCTGCACGGCGCGGTGACGGCGAAGTTCGACGTGGCGAAGCAGCTCACCACCGTGGAGCTGGACCGCACGCGGCTGACCGACGGCGCCGAGGTGCAGGCCCAGGTGGTGCTGCCGGACTCAGCGGAGGTCCCGCCCGTCCTGACGAGCGCCCTGGCGGACATGGACCTGGGGCGGCTGATGCAGTGGATCCCCGCGGACCTGGTGCCGTTCACGCTCAAGGGCGGCAAGGCGCACCTGGAGGCCCGGGACGTCACGCTCAGCGACGTGCCCCAGCTGGGGGCGCAGGGACGGGTCGGGCTGGACGTGGACGTGGCCCAGCTCCTCTTCGTCCAGGAGGCGCTCCGCGTGCAACTCGGCGGTGGGCGCATCTCGCTGACGGCGACCCCGGATGCGCCGCAGGGGCTGTCCACGCGGCTCACGTTCGCGCTCCAGGCCTTGGACGTCGGGGGCGCCACCCCGCTCCGCGTTCCGAAGGCCTCCGGTGAGCTGACGGGGCGCCAGCTGCGGCCCGACCTCGCCTCGCCCTTCCGGGTCGCGGGGGATGCGGCGCTCTCAGCCAAGGTGGACGCGCTGGACGTCCGCGCCTCCGGGCTCCATGCGACGGCGGAGCGGCTGGGCCTCCAGCTCCAGGCACCGCTGACGGCGAAGCCTCCCTTCGCGCTGAAGGCGGACCTGCCGGTGGAGTCGCTCCGCGTGGTGACCGCGGACGGCCGCGAGGTGCTGAAGGGTCCCGCGCGCATGCAGCTCCACGTGACGGAGGCCTTTCCCACGATGGAGGAGCCCCGGCTCAGCAAGGCCCGCGCGCGGCTGGAGCTGGACGTGGGCACGCTGCACGCGTTGCTGGAGGCCACGAAGGGCACCGACGACGTGGCGTACACGCTGGGCGTCCAGACGCCGGACCTCGTCGCCGCCCGGCCCTTCCTCCCGGATGACGTCGCCGCGCGGCTCCCCTGGAAGCAGCTCGCCGTGACGCTGGCCTCCAAGGGCAAGCTGACGTCCCTCTTCGCGCCTTCTCCCCGCGTGGAGCACCAGACGGAGCTGGGCCTGCAGCGGCCGGGCTGGGACGACGTGTCGGCGGGCAGTGCCGCCATCGTGTTGCAATCGCAGGGGGATGACTGGAAGCACAAGGGAGCGCTGGACCTGCGGATCGAAGGACTGCGCATCGGTGAGAGCGACGCGGGCGCCCAGCACCAGACGCTGACGTTCGACGTGGACCGCCGCAACCTCCAGCTCCGGTTGGGGCTCACCGGACACACGGGCCTGAAGCTCTCCGCGAACGCGGCGCTGGCGTTCAACCGCAAGGCCCGCGCGCTCCGGGTGGACGTGACGGGCGACTTCCCGCCCCTGGGTCCGCTGTCGCCGCTCCTCGCCAAGGCGCGGGTGCCGCCGGAAGTGGACCCCTCGAAGCTCGCGATGACCGGCGAGCTGCACGGCACCCTCACCGGCCTCATCACGCACCTGGGCTCCGACGGCAGCTTCCGCCTGGCCCCCATGCCGCCGCGCGCCGCCAGCTTCGAGGGCAAGGCCCAGGTGGACCTGCGCGGCGTGCGCTGGAAGCAGCCGGACCAGACCCTCAACATCCCCGCCCTGCGCTGGCAGGGTGAGTCCCACGCCGAAGGCTCCAACCGCACCGTCCGCACGACGCTCGCGGTGGAGAAGCTCACCGTCAGCATGAACGAGCGCCGGCTGACCTTCGCGGACCTGTCCAGCGACAGCACCGCCACCTTCACCGACCAGTGGGAGAAGGGCGACATCGCGCTGAAGCAGCGCGTGAAGGTGCGCTCGCTGGAGCAGAAGCCCGCGCTGCCCTACCCCGTCCAGGACGTGGAGGCGTCGTTCTCCGTGCTGCGCACGCCCGCTGGCGTCATCCGCATCCCGGACCTCCAACTGTCCAACGGAGGCACCCAGACGCAGCTGAAGCTGCAGGGCCGCCTGGACCTGAGCAACGACCAGCAGCGCATGGGACTGCGCGGCTCGCTGGAGCAGGACCTGGCCCACCTCGCGCGCCCGGGACAGCTGGAGAGCAGCGGCAAGGCCACGGTGGACTTCCGCGTGGCATCGCCCGACCTGACCGTCTTCCGCACGCTCTCCAGCCTCAAGCTCCAGGACGTGAACGTGCGGATGCCCGAGTCCGGCATCGCCGTGGAGGCGCTCAACGGCGACGTGCCGCTGACGGAGAACGTGGAGGTCTCGCAGGACGGCGTGCGGCTCCTGAACGACCTGGACGTCAATCCGTACTCGATGCTGCGCTTCGCGGATCAGCACCCGCTGCTCACGAACAGCGGCTTCATGTCCGCGGACCGCATCACCACGCCGTGGGTCACCATCGCGCCGCTGGCGGGCAACCTGTCCATCAACCAGAACGTGTTCTCCATGAGCCAGTTGGAGATGGGCGTGCGCGGAGGCCGCATCACCGGCCAGTGCATGCTGGACTATCAGGGCAAGCGCTCCACGCTGGAGGCCCACGTGCGGGCGACAGGCGTGAAGTCCTCCCGGGGTGAGCCCTTCGACGGCAACGCCGCCATGGTCATCTCCGCGAAGGACCGCAGCATCAACGGGCGCGCGGAGATATTGCGCATCGGCAACCGCCACCTGCTGGACCTGCTCGACCTGGAGGACCCGCGCCACGCCGACCCCGCCACCAACCGCGTCCGCTACGCGTTGAGCCTGGGCTATCCGGAGCACGTGCGCGTGAGCTTCAAGCAGGGCTTTGGCAGCCTGCTCATCACCATGGGCGGTCTGGCCCGGCTGGTCAGCATCGATGAAATCCGGGGCATCCCCCTGGGCCCCATCGTCGACCGCCTCATCACTTCCATGTTCCCCCCAGAGGCCCTCCCATGA
- a CDS encoding DUF1318 domain-containing protein, whose product MTRRGLLLMATLAAHGCISAPEIVMVDRATALEEQAAGSYKDVEQRLARAGMNPTPVPLTPNQLEDLGIQPPPLVENLGKTQADRVDDLVRRHCVGEGKDGLLVVTRKQCTAGRVSADDTAMVERVNRARRQLWQWMRTVRPGVPEETLRRNWQQAHAEGVVCGGWVEAADGTWGEKKC is encoded by the coding sequence ATGACCCGCCGTGGATTGCTGCTCATGGCCACCCTCGCCGCCCACGGGTGCATCAGCGCCCCGGAGATCGTCATGGTGGACCGCGCGACGGCGCTCGAGGAGCAGGCCGCGGGCTCCTACAAGGACGTGGAGCAGCGGCTCGCGCGCGCGGGCATGAACCCCACGCCAGTACCGCTGACGCCCAACCAGCTGGAGGACCTGGGCATCCAGCCTCCGCCGCTGGTGGAGAACCTGGGCAAGACGCAGGCGGACCGCGTGGACGACCTGGTGCGCCGTCACTGCGTGGGCGAGGGCAAGGACGGGCTCCTGGTCGTCACCCGGAAGCAGTGCACGGCTGGCCGCGTGTCGGCGGACGACACCGCCATGGTGGAGCGGGTGAACCGGGCCCGGCGGCAGCTGTGGCAGTGGATGCGGACGGTGCGCCCCGGCGTGCCGGAGGAGACGCTGCGCCGCAACTGGCAGCAGGCGCACGCGGAAGGCGTCGTCTGCGGCGGCTGGGTGGAGGCCGCGGACGGCACCTGGGGAGAGAAGAAGTGCTGA